CTAGAAAATTAGACAAGACAAACTCTTTTGCACCATAACCATAGTAGGAGAAAGTGACAAGCCTTGGTGCATCAATTTCGAAAACACGGTCTCGAAAACCATTTTCCTTATCGCGCCAAGTACCAATTTCCAAATGTTTGAGTGTAGGAATTGAAATACAGAAATTCCTCATATTATAAGTGCAGCTGCGCAGAATCAATTCTTCAAGGACAGGGGAATTGGAAAAGAGTTCCTCATTCCAGGACTCATCGCTAAATTCAAATCCATAAAGTGCAAGTCGCTTGAGTCTCGGAAAAGAGATATATTTAGGAAGACGGACATCAGGGTGAGTTATTAGATTCAAAGATATCAGCGATTCACAAGTAAAAAGAGATAAGGGAATAAACAAAGGGCGTTTTTGTCTTAAGGATAGCTGGAGTTCTTTAACGTTACCACTTACTACAGTAGAAATCCAAGAATGAAGCCGGTTCTCATTTAAGTGGTGATTGCAGAGAAGAGAGAATTTGTCTACATTTGACGAATTACGCCATGCAATGTTCCACCTACAAAATCCATGAATTTCTCGGGTCTCGGAAGAAGTGGGGATGTAATTGTATAATGTATCTGCAAATTCAAGGGTGGGACCGTAATCCAAATGTGATTCCATCTTTTTGATAGTACACTAGTACGAGCAACATCCTTGATGAGAAGAAAAGAATGGATATGATAGAGAATTGAGTCTGGTAAACTACTGATCCTATCCCCTGTATTACGGTCCTTAATCATATTGATGTCCCCTTTGAGTCGCTATGAAATAATCATACAAAGAAGAAAAGCAAATTTAGAACAAATCtttaaaatttttgaattttgtttcTGAATGAACTCTCACTATATTGAAAATTTCTCTaactatgattttgtttttttaattcttCATTATTATCACAAGAATATATCATGGTactgtatcaaaaaaaaaaatcaagggtTAATACTAATACAGTAACAACAATGTATGTAGGTTTCCCTGATAACTGAAAATCATGGGACATTAGATTTTAATGGGATATTAGGGTTACTGTTATAAACTTCATTTATATTAGGGTTACTGTTAATGGGACATTAGAAAATGAATGGAAGTAAAAGAATGAGTAGAAAGAAACATACCTTAAAATCGTATTAAGAACTCGGTACTCGGAGATATGAGTTCACGGCACTGAGAGATAGAGAGAGATTGATGAAAGAGTGAAATGGAAAAGATCGAGAACTCGGTACTCGGAATTTCACGAGATGGACTCAGATATAAACGTGTCAATTCAAGTCTTTTATATTAGAGCACCACCATTTTGACTCATGGGCACCGCTAATATGAAGGAGAGACGCATGTACCGGATCATCTCTACGAAATTAGATGAcgctaattttttcttcaaggaCTTAGTCTTATGGGGTGGACCTCCTAAGtcttatgggagtgctaatctagcagctagattagcagtccacgtcagtccaccgctgaatggttcagcgttttaaatctcagccgtcagatcaaaaataaaatcaataaccCCAAGTTTTTATTGATAATCAGATATAATTGGATAACGTTCAATTACATCCATAAAATCGAAATACATGATTAGTACAATaatttgaaccgaaaataatcaATAACGAAATTCTGAACCAAAATTTTAAACAATTTGTTTAGATACTCTCCGAGAAGATGCGATgcttttacaaagaagaaatataCCCAAATTCCACATCGAATTCTGTAATCTCTGATCATCACGTCTGTAACTAGTTGGATGAAAGATTGAACGAAATCGAAGGTCTTCCTGGAGAAATGAGAAAATGTAATGACATACACTTGCCATATATTTAAGAATTAAAAGAAACAATATAAACATATTGATCATTGTTATAATGtaattttatcttttcaaaacataaaaatgaaaaagTAAACTACTTTAACCGAATCTTAACAAATCAGGATCTGGGTAAAAATGGGAAAGTAAAtttaggaaaaatgaatgtagaaGACGAAGATAACTAACTTTTGGGGTGAAGATAACTACTTAGGATGAAGATAACTACCTGGTGAAAAAAATATAGTATTATAATTAGATAATTGTCCAGAGACATTCCAACTGTAAGTCACTTATTTTTTGGTGACGACTGCCTCATTTTCGCAAGAGCTAATAGCAAATGTGCTACTCATCTTGACACTATTATTAAGCTCTTTAGTAGGCATTGCTTTTCGCCCGAAAATAAATGCTCAAATTAAATACAGATTGTTAGTACTCTAGGAATTAAGAGATTATCTCTCTAAGACAAGTATTTAGGGGTCCCTCTTCTCATACAGAAGAATAAGATGGAGACTTTTAGGCATCTGGAGGAGAAATTCCAAAATAGGTTAGCAACTTGGAAGAGTAAACATCTTAACCAGCCTGCTAGAACCGTTATGACTCAAGCAGTGCTTGGGTCATTAGCATCTCACCAATTAGTTGTTTTTCCTATGCCAGGAAAACTCACGTATAAGTTAAACAATATACAtaggaattttttttggaataCAAAACAAATGCGAAAGTGTTTTAGTCCGAAGGGTTGGGACACAGTTGATATGCCTAAAGTTCTATGTGGctgaaatataaagaaaacaaCTGATATGAATAATGCTCTTCTGGTTAAATTAGCTTGGAGAATGTTGTGTGAACGTGACTCTTATGCGCTAGAATTTTGAAACATAAATACATTCCTTTGGGTAATCCACTTCATACTGCTAATGAGAATGGATCGTGGGTGTGGAAAGGGATATATGCAGGGCTAGAGATTATTAAAGAACACTATTGttggggggggggtgggggggggggggggggagggcaGGAGCATCTCCATCTGGAATGATAGATGGATCCCTGGTAGGAATGAGTTGGTCTCACACAGAGGTAGGTCTATGGCGCTGCAAACTGTAGATCAACTTATTATTCATGAAACATGTGCTTGGAATGTAGATCTGTAGAGTGTGTTGTTTGATAATGAAACTGGTAGAAATATTTGTAAAATCATAATATCGATAGAGGGAGAGGATAGATTAAGATGACCCCCTCTCGTAGTGGTCTTTTTCTGCAAAGACAGCTTATAGAGTCATCAATAGTGTTGGCCATAATTCAAACTACGTGGCCGAACAAATGTAGTTTCCACGGATCAGATTTTTAGAAGGCGTCTCTACGTCCAAAAAATTTAGATTTCATGTGGAAATGTGTCCACGATTGTCACCATGTTAGAGAAAGACTTGCTAGGCATGCAACTAATATTAGCGCTGCTTGTCCTCTCTGTAATATGATGATGAATCTTGTTGATCATCTGTTACTCAATTGTCAAGTTAGTAAGCAGATATGGAGTGCAGTTGATCCTAACCTTGCAGGAATTATTGGATGTTGTGAAGAACTTGATTGCAAGCTGGTTCACAAATACTAATGTGCAGGAATGTATGAAAATATTTGCAGGATATACCTTATGGAATATCTGGAAAGCCAGATGTTCGTTGGTATTTGAAAATGTGGAGGTGCAAATCTCTGGTGTATCCAGAATTATTAGGAAAGAAATGTTGGATTTGATTGAATACCTAAGTAAAAGGACTGGTAACATGAATGTAACAACAAGTAGAGAAACAGTCAGCTGGACTCCCCCTTGTTTAGACTATACAAAGTTAATTTTGATGTTGGTTTCTATAAAGTAGATAATACAACGGGTTCTGGTCTAATTCGGATAGATGGTGCAGGTACATTCCTTAGAGCATGTTATATCCCGGGAGTAGCGGACGATGAGGAACAAGCTGAGATTATAGCAATATTGGAAGCAATCAAGTGGCCGAAATATGAAAACATTCAGAGGCTGCATCTATAAGGAAATCGTTTGAATGTAGCTTTGACTATAAATGGTAGAGCAGGGTCCCTTAGATGGACAAATAATTCCATTATCATGGATTGTAAGGAACTATTAAGTAATTTTTCTAGTTGGGTGTGTGTCTATGTTCCAAGAGATACGAATTAAGTAGCTCATTGCTTAACAAAAGAAGTTAGGCATAATAATAGTTCTATTATTTGGAGGGATGATTTTCCTGAATGGTTGGAAACTCTATGCCGAGAAAAACTCTGTATTGATACTGATTGATTTAATAAAGTTTGTTctcctaataaaaataaataaattagatgACACTAAAAGATTATGGCAGTGATATCCCGCACGTCAGTGCACGGCGTCACTATAAGCTAGCAAGCTTATCATGGTTAAATTATTAGGTTCCGCATCTCGAAGATATAAATACAGGTGGAAGAAATTCTGATTGTAATTAGGTCCTTTTGGAAATTATTTAATGAATCCTTATAGAAATTACCTTTATATCTTCAACCACCATAATCTGTTTACTTCTCTTCTCACATTTATCGTCATCCTTGTTAAACAATTTATAGTTTGTTATTAGAAGTGCGTTGATTGTTTTGtcaattcaactgatttttggattTTGATTAGCAGATAATTTGAACATTCTCACACTAATCAAGATACAAATTTGTtagtgatttttatttatttatttttgcttatGTTAGAAATTTTTTATGAGCGATTTTTTAAAGATGTGATAATTACTTCGAAAGGCACTAAAAGGACAAAATAATCTAACTTCGATCACTCTATTTTCTTATCTCTTCTACAACATCATGGATGAATACCAATTTTTTTTACGAGTTTTTTTAGCAGAACCTGCTGTCTCTCCACAAAGTTGAGAATTTTTTTAAATCCATAAGCATTCATCTGCATCAAAAGGTTGATCCATTTTAATTTATTGTGATAAAATCGTACGTTACATGAAAAATCAATTCTAAAAACCATATCACCATGACTTTACAATTTAAATCAagatttttctaaaataattttgAAGTAATTGTACGTGTAATTAGTTGATTTATGGAAACAATGAATTCATAATTATAAGTTCTTTGCCATCTGTAACCATTTATAaaataaagaaggaaaaactacatcCGTCGGATGTATAATCCAACGATTGCTAGTTTATAAATATTTATGCACCGCGTCATGGGAGACCCCACTATTATAAGAGGTATCTAGTTAACACTATAAAATTAGAAATACAATTAAGTTTGAAAGAAGACACAACTCTCATTCTCACACATGTATGAATGAGAGATACAAATATCGAGGATCTCTGATGAGAACTAAAGGGAATACAAATATGGGCAGGATATTGTGTTGGTTGTTTGGTTGAATTAGTATAAGATACTTCAAGTAATTTTTGTTGAATGGAGGCTAGCGCTCTTGGATAATCTTCACACTTTTCTATTCAATTTCATTGTCTTACTGATTTCTTACATCTTTCTCTCTTCTATACATGGTCCATAGAAGACCTAGTGCAAAAGACACATGTGGACTTCTCTTGTTCGGATAATTCTATTAAACTATTTCTGGATGCATCACGATTGACTGCATACTATAATGAAATGCAACACAACTAACGACATTATTATTACAATGCATGATGACTGACTGCGGACTATTTATGTACTGCAACCTTACTGACTACAGACTAACATATAATGCAACATTACTGACTGCAAACTAATATGACCTGCAACCTGACTGAATGCAAACCATAACATAACATGctcaatatatttatatatacaacGCATGGCAACGAAACTTTTGGAAAGTGGTTTTGGACATGGATTCCTGCAGTTATGCCTTTGGACCGAATCGAAGAGGTTTGGGGTACAATGTCACTtgtacatttttggtttcatctggTCGTCCAAAGACCATAATAACTTGATTTCTTTTCCAGTTTTTGGTATTCAATTATAAAGATTTACAAAATTCATCTAGGGACAATACTTCACAACTTATAGGTCCCGACTAAATAATGTAGCTACTCTTTGAGAGACAACTCTCGTAAAGAACTCTGAAACTTCAACAACTCTCTAGTATTTCTTTTATGCAAGTTTGAGACAAAATATATAGGTCTGGCGATGCACTTTAAGGTTTCTCTAGTTTAACTAAACTTGAAATGCCCATTCATTCTATTACGTATACATTTTTTAGTTTTGACTTCGACCTGTCCGAGCCCAAATTGGCGGCAGCTTTAGTTAACCCACCAATTGTCACATGGTGTTCTGTTCTCAGTCTCTAATATCTTTGGATATTTTCTATGGTGTGAATCATGACCATATACAGTAGAAACTCCATTAATTAATACTCTACTATTTAATAGACTCGCTTAAATAATATTTCTAGTCAATCTCGAGTCGGGGACAACGTGTCaaataattcgctaaaattatgaaataataaattatatatatatatattcaatatattactgatttataaatattttttgaaaAACGATTCAattgtcttctgttttttgttaaaATGAATATCACATTAAATCCATTTCTAATTTTTCTTTTCACCGTAAGAATTTAAGGTGTTATTTTCTCGTAGCTCAACAAGATATTATTTAATATGACAACCGCTTTAAAAGGTTCATTTCCTAAAAAGGGATTTATTGTAAAACTTTTATCATCTTCTTTCCCATCTTTATCAGTTCCCATAATGCACTCAGTTATTTCTTCATCACTCAACAATTTCATAGCTTCGTTGTCTTCGATATATTTAGTATATCTTGACATTGATTAAGTTGCGATAACCCAACTTTTCAATCAAATTTTGCAGATGTTTAACGATTTTCATCCGAATTGTCCGAACTTGTGTTACCTGTTGATCGaagtttacaatgaagaaaattggGAGATTAAAGAATGCTTTGAAGAATTTAAGACTCTACagtatttaaaaaataattatcccATAATTAATATCCAAATTTATAATTATTAATTTGCCGAATAATTAATATCTAGCTTAATTATTAACTTGTGGTGGTCCCAACATCATTTATTTACAGAGTTTTTACTGTATATTGAGCAATTTATAACATCTACAGTAAAATAAAATATACTCAAAACTAGCGACATGATTCATTAGATTATAGAGCTTCATGATATGCAAATGCAATGCAGGAAAATTACTCTAAACTCTCAATAGTTTCACAAGTGGTTCCGGCATGGATAAACTTGCTTTTAACTGAAAAATTAATCAAGCTTCTGCTCACGTTTAGAAGTATAATTATCCTCTTAtacttgtgattgttcacttacatacccaccataatgaggttgatatgtatgagaataaccatAAGGTTCTGTAGGATATTGgtcatagccaaaagattagtTGTGAATATACCCATAATATGGTTGATAGTTATCATAAGATTGAGATTGAAAATCGTATTTACCGCTATCATATAAGTGATCTTTTGCACCGTATGTCGTAAAACAGGTATAGAGGAGAGTAGATAGGGAGACACACTCATAGAACCTTAATGGttacatttttattaaaattggaATGCATCTGTAACATTACATCTGACTCAATTTATACTACGTATGGACAACACATAGTGGTTGACTTGCTACTAAATAAGCTCGTCACTTACTCAACAACTAACATTTCTGAACAACTAAAAATACATATTCTAACTCCTAATAATACTCGAACAGTACCACCAACACCACTTATTTAGACTAGTcaaatattgcatatatttaacCAGCACTGCGACTACCAGAAAactactcaaaatataatcaGCAACCTTCCAAAATAGTAGGACAAGGATGCACTGACTTGTGACACTCCCCCTTAGTGCATACTCCAGTAAGCATTAGAAAAACTATTAATTGTTCACCCCTGTGACATTCATTGGACACACGTCTTGGAACTATCTAATAATTCCAATTCTGAAATGCAAGCCACTAATATGAACTCTGACAATTGAGACAGTTAAGTCTTCACAAACATTCAAGTTCTTGTTACCTAATATTTACGTCATTTCTTCCCATATGGCATTTGACGCATCATCTCCATGAAATTTGATCACTAACATACGGTGAAAAACCACCAAAGAATGCATACATCTCCACAACTAACAATTTTGGGGCTTAATCGATCAAAGCTTCGGTAACCATCATCAATTTCTTATCACTTGGCTTTACCAAGTAACTAATCAAACACTCCGTGGGAAATATAAATCCATTGCCGACTATGTCAAATACCCATAACCGCACTAACATAATAGACACCTTATGCGCAACGATAAGACACATATAaaatacatcaaaaaaaaaaccatacaACTAGGAGAAACCTCTATTCACTTATGTGACGTCCTACCAACTTGAGAAAGAACCCTTCCAACAATGTAAGGAAAAATCACTTCACCAACATTGACAATACAAGACCAATCATCATAACTAGATTGTGTTCTTCTCATGTACTTATTACTCTAACAAATGAATCCAAACTAGATTCATCGCAACAAACAAATGTCTTCTCAGACATATCAAATATTTCTGAGCACTTTGCATATTACCCAAAACTTCATCTTCAAAATAGTcactaaaaccaaaaataaaaacactTTTCAACCATTTCTTCATAACTTGAAATAAAATCTtcaaaagaataaaatataaaatcATATAGCTCCAAATATTTGTACACACAAGTAAAAGAAATCACTAACTAATTCCATATAATCTACTTCAACtaagaaaatcaaattttgagttaatcAATGCTCTATGAGTAAAACATACAACtcaaataagaaaaccaaaggtttatTTTTCTGAACTTTTGTCAAACAGGTTATCATCAACAATCTgaaataaattttggtgaataataaaattaaacgcTTTGTGAATGATAAAAGAAAACAGACTCTGTCACTAACCTAATTCTCGTATACAAGCTCATAAATGACGAACGAGATAGAGATGTAAACACATAGAGTAACATAtgactaataaaataaaaaactctgTTAGTAAAAACTTCTTCACTAACATAGCTCTTGTATACCATCTGAAAAATGATGATCGAGATAGAGTGCTAGCATAGAGAGAAACAAATTGAAAAACTGATTTTATCTTCTCAAATGAACAAGAAAACTGATTTTATTTTCTCAACCAAATACTTCAACGTTCTCCCAAAGAAAATGTTCTCTTTCACTCTTCAATTCTTCAAACTAATTCAATAATCTCATTGGTTTTCTACACTCTCCCCTCTCTATCTTTCtaccctagctctgataccatgtcgtAAAACAAGTATAGAGGAGAGTAGAGAGGGAGACTCACTCAGAGAACCTTAATGGTTAAATTTTCATTAAACATGGAACATTACAACAAACTTAATTTATATTACATATGGACAACACATAGTGCTTGACTTGCTTCTAAATAAGCTCGTCACTTACTCAAAAACTAACATTTATGAACAACTAAAAATAGTTATTCTAACTCCTAATAATACTCGACCAGTACTACCAACACCACTTATTTAGACTAGTTAaaatattgcatatatttgaCCAATATTCCGCAACCAGAAAACTACTCAAAATCTAATCAACAACCTCCCAAAATAGTAGGATAAGTATGCACTAACTTGTGACACCGTACATGTTATTTGCGaatggaaacatgacgactcacaaggaaaataaaataaaaaataaaatctaatacAAAAATAAAACGTGATACTTACAACCTGTTTTCAGAATATACCTCCCGCTTTTAACGAGCGGCGAACACCTTCAATGAGTTATCAACACCATCAAAGACCTAAAAACCTGAAAACACtagaaaaacttaaaaatattctaAACTACTAAAACAAGctaaaaccaataaaaaattaattggcgactgctccccggcagtggTGCCAATTGTTGGCGTGTTGTTGTAGGCACAACAAATAaccaagatatttcccactaattaacttgTAATATAGTGGTACTAGGGATAGTTCTCACATGTAGATGTGTAATTGCTAGGATTGGATTAGCAAACTAAAATAAAGAATAATAAAAAGGGGGAATCAGATGATTAAAGCTTtaagaagaaagagatgattaCGAAATCCTTCGATGTTACCAAAGATTAACTCAATGAACATACATGTTTACCTTTCGTTAGAATCATGTATCACCAGTCGTAGagtaacaggtacgcttagctatcccaaaactccttgtatcatcGGATAATAGGTGTTAGAGAACTGaacggtcgaactcgcaatcgtttctatctcaatcttgtttgtcaatattagtgatcaaaattataagtcttgatttctagtctacttataataaTGTCACAGACTATGATAGATTGTgtatttgagcattagacttcacgacgttcatcaattgaaggcgaagagctactaaggagagcttgtggaacttcaccaacaaaaggtatgtggagactaaactcatctatcacttggaaagtctatttgtactctatctcctatattgagacaaaagtcgtattactatatagtattcgattatacacatttgagatttcgagctgagtttaactcgcttacatatttctagagTTCGCTTCAGCCAAGTTTATCTTATACTCTTGatgaaagttaaaagatgatcatgtagaatcgccgagtaacatcttacatggtttgtgtaatacaatcatttggtgtagacttggaatgtttcattatgattatttcaataacttgaaaattgttgtgatgctaatagttcgtgaaaatagCTATTGtgatcctctaagaaagttttaatgactgaaatagagtttagaacacttaaccatcattggattatgaacatagtatgcattcctgcatgtatgtgatccatgaccggaaatatagtatgcatacccgtatgcgtacctgttagttgtggaattccgagtacctaagtacacatacccgtacgcgtactagtgAAGGGTTTGGATCCGGgaatttctgttgtgtttggaagtatgcgtacccgtttgcatactggcgaacccaaactcatacCGGctactctaagtatgcgtacccgttggtgattattttcaatgatgttgtggtaatagttcgttcaagacttgtagagattttgatttttagacttaatttttaaggcaaagaaaataaagcaaattaaagtTAACGTGAAAAAATATTGAGAATATTGAGGCTAAGGATTCCACCGTTCATCCATATTTATTTGGTTCAAtaataatttttatcatgcaattctagataatataactccaatcaaaagaaattgtgattctaaattattgcctatcctagattttcaaaacatcaattgttaatcgcaagcatgaagtatcaaaagacctaaactaagcatacttcatcaagagaaaacacaattaattaataaaaatcatttacgcaattttcattcggtgcaaataatcataaaagaattacataaattaatttaaataaattttaccacatatcTATCGAAagaacagcttcctccatcgcccagagattgggtttagcttctcatgatgcaaacacactcaaaagttgatctcattgctcaaagtgtttacaaaggaTGCAAATGTAtgaagcagtgtgtttgtaacacatatagcTGTTACAGAAACAACTATTACAGAAACACTCATAACTGTTGCGAACACGAAATAGTTGTTACAAAACTTGTTACAGAGATAAGATGACAACTCTGTTCTGAACAGTGAtctattcttcttcgtcttcttcgccTGAAAGTGCAGTGGTGACTGCAACTTCCTTTCTCAGCTCTCTGCTGCACTTCCTTTTGGTCCCCAAACCTTCTATGCTTTCGCTGACCTCCAAGAACACTTTATATACTCAGAGGCACCGAAATAACTCGAGAATATACTCTTTTAACTTCTCTGCCAAATTACCGATATTTTATTCTCCGTTCCTTCTTTGTTACGCGTATATGAGCTGTATACAGCTTTGCAAACTGTTTCGGAAGATACCTTCAATCAATATGGACGATACTCTTCATATTTCTCCACGTACATCCCCATGTATAACACCAGAAAATAAAATATCGTGATACTCTCATGACCTGTTTACTCGAAAAATACAATGAAATCTTCGGATGTAAGACTATTACCGCCGTGTTTCTTATCAACAGAATTATCCCAAACAGAATCCAATAGAATCTCTACTAGAATCTCGGCCTATATCTCCACAGAAAATCTTCGCATCTGACCATTTTTCGAATgcgaatttcccgccaaaaatgggGAAGAAAGGGGAGTCCCCCTATCCCCAGTAGTTACACTCAATATGCTCGGTTTACTTACTGTTGTTATCATCATacatgattgctccacagaattccTCTGCAAGGTATTAccttttctacttgtgtaagaaatGCTTGACAATTACGGATCATTCAACTCTTTACGAGCATTATATTGATCAATagattaatttgattgcataccCAAACAATGTAGAAATCAATTAGATGTGATGAAGACAAACGATAAGATAATTAAAATCCCAAATAAACTTGGATAATCTAACAAAGCTTCAtgtttagaacattgaattcatcaatAATAAAAAAAGATTAGCTACTTATGAtacaaataaagaagaagaagaatatatctcatggttccccctaaaggggtaaaccctagaataaagATGTAAAACCTAGTATTTTCTCTATATTTCGCTCTCATTAAACTTGTTCAGAAACTCTTGAAAAGTCTCCTAAAATATTCCCAACAATCTTCGGTTTTGGGAATACTTCAGAACTAAGTTTTCCATGTTTGGTAAGTATTTTCGTAACTTTTTGGAGGTGGGGATTGGCAGCGGATCGGTCCTGCCATAGATCTCCACTAGGAACCCTTAAGATGGTTTGCCCATAACTTTTGCACTCTTTTCTCTCCTTTTGAAGATTCTACCTAAATAaagcaaacaaaagaaaacaagaataaaacaaggtaatatgaaaaaaaaataacaatacaagcatcaattgataataaataatatagtaaattatgcacttatcagataAAAAACAGAATATTCCTTGGTCACCTCCGGCTAGGCATAATTTAAAAATCAATGTATATGCATCCTGGATATCTAATTATATGCGATCAAGTTTTGCACTAACCCCAAAAGATGACACATGCATGCACATTTGAAGGAGGAAGATCAAGACCTTCATATTGTCCAGATCCACAAGAAGCACATGCAGTAGAACTATTGCAGGCATCAATTTGGGTAGGGAGAAAAATCTTTTTATCTTCAGTATAGAAAGTAATTGTAAAAGCTTAATCAAACACCTAAATGCCTTTTCAACGGCCGTCTCTTGAAGCAGCAGTGCTATTTTGGAGAAAGCAGAAAGAACAGTAAGACATTGTGAGAATATCCTTGGATTTTATTTCGTTCCCAGAACAAGTAAGGCAGTAGTTGATACATTAGCTAAAGAAACAAGACATTTTTCTTGTAATTCGGATTGGGGTGCAACCCTTTATTAGTATAAATTttttagtagataaatcaaatagcAGGGGCGGAGATTATAAATTCCCGGTATTAGATGACTCTACTCTTGATGTAACTGTGGccataacttttttcctttaaagtttttaatgaaaccttatttacaaaataaataaataaataatatttaaTCATTGTACCCTTGTAGTTGTTAATTATAGATTTGTGAGCCTACCGTCCTCTGATTCAATTTATTTCCAAACCTCGAGAATCGAGCAGTTGTGGGAC
This is a stretch of genomic DNA from Papaver somniferum cultivar HN1 chromosome 1, ASM357369v1, whole genome shotgun sequence. It encodes these proteins:
- the LOC113357426 gene encoding F-box/LRR-repeat protein At2g29930-like; translation: MESHLDYGPTLEFADTLYNYIPTSSETREIHGFCRWNIAWRNSSNVDKFSLLCNHHLNENRLHSWISTVVSGNVKELQLSLRQKRPLFIPLSLFTCESLISLNLITHPDVRLPKYISFPRLKRLALYGFEFSDESWNEELFSNSPVLEELILRSCTYNMRNFCISIPTLKHLEIGTWRDKENGFRDRVFEIDAPRLVTFSYYGYGAKEFVLSNFLALDQATVYFNYQNKVGAQATSRLLRALAHVKCLTVYNQTLKAICSSYDLPTFHGVKVLKISDSITTDEGLIALVKAVPNLESVVFVQYMYDNEEVDVADAVKSDSNDSGEDKHDKEDDSWALDCMTTGCLFPHLKSVCFQWFVGNPREMRWVKLILRNAKALQLRTIRYHASFCFRFIDVKSEEKLRIEMPSFPRASRQVV